The following are from one region of the Stanieria sp. NIES-3757 genome:
- a CDS encoding integral membrane protein-like protein has protein sequence MLALKFCAVLGCGLIAGIFFAFSTFVMKALAQLPSAQGIAAMQSINIKVINLWFMLVFLGTAAICVFLAISSLLKWHQPDAVYLLVGSLFYLVGTLGVTMVFNVPLNDALANVESNSTEGASIWIKYLTNWTIWNHIRTVFALAASASFLFALCDQ, from the coding sequence ATGCTGGCATTGAAATTTTGTGCGGTATTAGGTTGTGGACTAATTGCTGGAATCTTCTTTGCTTTCTCAACTTTTGTTATGAAGGCTCTTGCTCAACTTCCATCAGCACAGGGAATTGCTGCTATGCAATCGATTAATATCAAGGTGATCAATTTATGGTTCATGCTGGTATTTTTGGGAACGGCTGCGATTTGTGTCTTTTTAGCTATTTCCTCGCTGTTAAAGTGGCATCAACCTGATGCTGTCTATCTACTTGTCGGCAGCTTGTTTTATCTTGTCGGTACATTGGGTGTAACAATGGTATTTAATGTACCTTTAAATGATGCACTGGCGAATGTTGAATCTAACAGTACTGAAGGTGCAAGTATATGGATTAAATATCTGACTAACTGGACAATCTGGAATCATATTCGGACAGTATTTGCCCTTGCAGCATCAGCATCTTTTCTCTTTGCACTTTGCGATCAATAA
- a CDS encoding TetR family transcriptional regulator — MSAQKKSTKTRLIEAALDLFAERGVTETTTKAVAERAQVNEVTLFRHFGNKHGLLLAVMEDSAMFARLGKALVEQAGSKESVSHAVKDYAKGSLQALERVPELVRSLVGEAGQYPIENRLALGRGVAQANTYIAQHLAKAIEGEGLQSRFPPEKLASLLNGLLLGYFVINSISEGDPLWEGQDDFLESLMELFLQGAILSPTPTPVSTLTKAYSAQIITVMDLPANLVHSIFQRAKKRGRQDYALAYVLFGAGLSPQEVIDLKISHLISEPQQYLLQINSNPVRQVPLNQWIMGKRYGFSKNNPLTQWLKSRKDNQLAMFVNQEEQPLSQSELRALWQVWTEGLLTPQGQSPTIEQTRQTWCIEMLIKGIELEDLSILSGIEVEDLQSYARRAREKLAIEQAHLLDQKP; from the coding sequence ATGTCTGCCCAAAAAAAATCAACTAAAACCCGTCTGATCGAGGCTGCACTGGATTTATTTGCGGAAAGAGGAGTTACTGAGACAACAACTAAGGCAGTTGCCGAACGCGCCCAAGTCAATGAAGTTACTTTATTTCGTCATTTTGGGAATAAACATGGTTTACTTCTAGCCGTTATGGAAGATTCTGCGATGTTTGCTCGATTAGGCAAAGCTTTAGTCGAACAAGCTGGCTCCAAAGAAAGTGTTTCTCATGCTGTAAAAGATTATGCCAAGGGTAGTTTACAGGCTCTTGAACGAGTTCCTGAGTTAGTTCGTTCCTTAGTGGGAGAAGCCGGTCAATATCCAATTGAAAATCGTCTAGCATTAGGACGGGGAGTCGCTCAAGCTAACACTTATATTGCCCAACATTTGGCAAAAGCGATCGAAGGTGAAGGATTACAAAGCCGTTTTCCCCCAGAAAAATTAGCCAGTTTACTCAATGGACTTTTGTTGGGTTATTTCGTAATTAATTCAATTAGTGAAGGAGATCCGCTTTGGGAAGGACAAGATGATTTTTTAGAGAGTTTGATGGAGTTATTTTTGCAGGGTGCGATTTTGTCTCCAACGCCAACACCTGTGAGTACTTTAACCAAAGCTTATTCTGCTCAAATAATTACAGTGATGGATTTACCAGCTAATTTAGTCCATTCAATTTTTCAACGAGCAAAAAAACGAGGAAGACAAGATTATGCTTTGGCTTATGTTTTGTTTGGAGCAGGTTTATCACCTCAAGAAGTGATAGATTTAAAAATTTCTCATCTAATCAGTGAACCGCAGCAATATCTTTTACAGATTAATAGCAATCCTGTAAGACAAGTTCCCCTCAATCAATGGATTATGGGGAAACGTTATGGATTTTCTAAAAATAATCCTTTAACTCAGTGGTTGAAAAGCCGTAAAGATAACCAATTAGCTATGTTTGTCAATCAAGAAGAACAACCTTTGTCTCAGTCAGAATTACGAGCTTTATGGCAAGTATGGACTGAAGGTTTACTTACACCTCAAGGTCAATCTCCAACGATAGAGCAAACTCGTCAGACTTGGTGTATAGAAATGTTAATCAAAGGAATTGAGTTAGAAGATTTGAGTATTTTGAGCGGTATAGAAGTTGAAGATTTACAATCCTATGCACGAAGAGCTAGAGAAAAATTAGCAATCGAACAAGCGCATCTTCTCGACCAAAAACCTTAA
- a CDS encoding ATP-dependent Clp protease adaptor protein ClpS produces MSVGTSIIKKSSTSTVRKPAPRYRVLLHNDDFNSMEYVVQTLMQTIAGMTQPQAVNIMMEAHTNGVGLVITCTLEHAEFYCETLCNHGLTSTIEPDE; encoded by the coding sequence GTGTCTGTTGGAACGTCTATTATTAAAAAATCTTCAACTTCGACAGTACGCAAACCAGCACCTCGTTATCGCGTTTTACTTCATAACGATGACTTCAATAGCATGGAGTATGTCGTTCAAACCCTGATGCAAACCATAGCAGGAATGACTCAACCTCAAGCAGTTAATATCATGATGGAAGCTCATACTAATGGGGTTGGTTTAGTAATTACTTGTACTTTAGAACACGCTGAATTTTATTGTGAAACTCTCTGTAATCACGGTTTAACTAGTACAATCGAGCCAGATGAATAA
- the acnB gene encoding aconitate hydratase 2: MLEAYRKHVAEREAMGIPPLPLNAEQTSQLCELLKNPPAAEKEELLSLLKDRIPPGVDEAAYVKAGFLTAVAKGEIKCPLISSQGAVDLLGTMVGGYNVQSLVSLLKSKDPSIAAEAASALSKTLLVFDAFNDVLELADNNPYAKQVIDSWANGEWFINRPKLPESITVTVFKVPGETNTDDLSPAPHATTRPDIPLHALAMLESKMPDGLETIAKLKEKGHPVAYVGDVVGTGSSRKSAINSVLWHIGRDIPFIPNKKAGGYLLGGKIAPIFFNTAEDSGALPIECDVSQMNTGDVITIYPYKGEITNENGDVISTFTLKPDTILDEVRAGGRIPLLIGRALTDKTRHALSLEPSTLFVRPSMPKDTGKGFTLAQKMVGKACGLPGVRPDTSCEPHMTTVGSQDTTGPMTRDELKELACLGFSADLTLQTFCHTAAYPKPVDIKTHKELPDFFSTRGGVALRPGDGIIHSWLNRMLLPDTVGTGGDSHTRFPLGISFPAGSGLVAFAAALGVMPLDMPESVLIRFTGELQPGVTLRDIVNAIPWVAMQQGKLTVAKENKINVFNGRVMEMEGLPDLKVEQAFELTDATAERSCSGSTIKLSEETVAEYLRSNVALLKNMVARGYQDARTLMRRVAKMEQWLANPQLMSADADAEYADIIEVNLNEIKEPIVAAPNDPDNVKLMSECAGDKVDEVFIGSCMTNIGHYRAAAKILEGAGTVKVRLWICPPTRMDEKQLREEGVYGIFAAAGARTEMPGCSLCMGNQARVEDNATVFSTSTRNFNNRMGKGARVYLGSAELAAVCALLGKIPTVEEYMAIVKEKVDPFASDLYRYLNFDQITGFEDEGRVIPLEEMPKIEDILGMPV; the protein is encoded by the coding sequence ATGTTAGAAGCATATCGCAAACACGTAGCAGAAAGAGAAGCAATGGGGATACCGCCTCTTCCCCTCAATGCCGAACAAACCTCTCAACTATGCGAATTATTAAAAAATCCACCAGCAGCAGAAAAAGAAGAACTATTATCTTTATTAAAAGATAGAATTCCTCCTGGTGTAGATGAAGCTGCTTATGTCAAAGCTGGTTTCTTAACTGCCGTTGCCAAGGGTGAAATTAAATGTCCTCTTATTTCTTCTCAAGGTGCAGTAGATTTATTAGGCACAATGGTAGGAGGTTATAATGTCCAGTCTCTAGTAAGTTTACTCAAATCCAAAGATCCTAGTATTGCTGCTGAAGCTGCTAGTGCGTTAAGCAAAACCCTGTTAGTCTTTGATGCTTTTAATGATGTTTTAGAATTAGCAGATAATAATCCCTATGCTAAACAAGTAATTGATTCTTGGGCAAATGGTGAATGGTTTATTAATCGCCCTAAATTACCTGAAAGCATTACTGTAACAGTTTTTAAAGTACCAGGAGAAACCAATACTGACGACTTATCACCTGCCCCCCATGCTACCACTCGTCCTGACATTCCTCTCCATGCCTTGGCAATGTTGGAGTCGAAGATGCCTGATGGTTTAGAAACCATTGCCAAACTAAAAGAAAAAGGACATCCTGTAGCTTATGTTGGGGATGTAGTTGGAACTGGTTCTTCCCGTAAATCGGCAATTAACTCGGTTTTATGGCATATTGGTCGCGATATTCCCTTTATTCCCAATAAAAAAGCTGGTGGCTACCTCTTAGGCGGTAAAATCGCACCCATTTTCTTTAATACTGCGGAAGATTCTGGTGCATTACCCATAGAGTGCGATGTTTCCCAGATGAATACAGGGGATGTAATTACAATTTACCCTTACAAAGGAGAAATCACTAACGAAAACGGGGATGTTATTTCAACCTTTACCCTCAAACCCGACACTATTTTAGATGAAGTTCGGGCAGGTGGACGCATTCCTTTATTAATTGGTAGGGCATTAACCGATAAAACTCGCCATGCTTTAAGTTTAGAACCTTCTACCCTGTTTGTTCGTCCCTCAATGCCCAAAGATACAGGAAAAGGTTTCACTCTCGCCCAAAAAATGGTCGGCAAAGCTTGCGGTTTACCAGGCGTTCGCCCAGATACTTCCTGTGAACCCCACATGACTACTGTTGGTTCTCAAGATACCACAGGGCCAATGACCAGAGATGAATTAAAAGAATTAGCTTGTCTCGGTTTTAGTGCAGATTTAACACTACAAACTTTCTGTCATACCGCAGCTTATCCCAAACCAGTAGACATCAAAACCCATAAAGAATTACCCGATTTCTTCTCTACTCGTGGTGGGGTTGCTTTACGCCCTGGGGATGGTATCATTCACTCTTGGTTAAATCGGATGTTGTTACCCGACACCGTTGGTACTGGTGGCGATTCTCATACCCGTTTTCCCCTCGGTATTTCTTTCCCTGCTGGTTCTGGTTTAGTCGCTTTTGCAGCAGCGTTAGGAGTCATGCCTCTCGATATGCCTGAATCTGTATTAATTCGTTTCACAGGAGAATTACAACCAGGAGTTACTTTACGGGATATAGTTAACGCCATTCCTTGGGTAGCAATGCAACAAGGTAAACTTACCGTTGCCAAAGAAAACAAAATTAATGTTTTCAACGGGCGCGTGATGGAAATGGAAGGTTTACCCGACTTAAAAGTAGAACAAGCTTTTGAACTTACCGATGCTACTGCGGAACGTTCTTGTTCTGGAAGTACCATTAAACTAAGCGAAGAAACTGTAGCAGAATACCTGCGTTCTAATGTTGCCTTGTTAAAGAATATGGTAGCAAGAGGTTATCAAGATGCCCGTACCCTGATGCGTCGTGTTGCCAAAATGGAACAGTGGTTAGCTAACCCTCAGTTAATGTCTGCCGATGCCGATGCAGAATATGCAGATATTATCGAAGTTAACCTCAACGAAATTAAAGAACCCATCGTTGCTGCACCCAATGACCCCGATAACGTCAAGTTAATGTCAGAATGTGCGGGAGATAAAGTAGACGAAGTGTTTATTGGTTCCTGCATGACCAATATCGGACATTATCGCGCTGCTGCAAAAATCCTTGAAGGTGCGGGTACAGTTAAAGTTCGTTTGTGGATTTGTCCCCCAACCCGTATGGATGAAAAACAACTGCGAGAAGAAGGAGTTTATGGTATCTTTGCTGCTGCTGGCGCACGTACTGAAATGCCTGGATGTTCCTTATGTATGGGCAATCAAGCCCGTGTAGAAGATAATGCGACAGTCTTCTCTACTTCTACCCGTAACTTCAACAACCGCATGGGTAAAGGTGCAAGAGTTTACTTGGGTTCGGCAGAATTAGCTGCTGTTTGTGCCTTGTTAGGTAAGATTCCGACAGTGGAAGAATACATGGCAATTGTGAAAGAGAAAGTCGATCCTTTTGCCAGTGATTTATATCGTTATCTCAACTTCGACCAAATTACAGGTTTTGAAGATGAAGGTAGGGTAATTCCTTTAGAAGAAATGCCTAAGATTGAAGATATTTTAGGTATGCCTGTTTAA
- a CDS encoding ferredoxin has translation MPHTIVTETCEGVADCVDACPVACIHPGPGKNVKGTEWYWIDFATCIDCGICLQVCPVEGAIVAEERPDLQQTPQ, from the coding sequence TTGCCCCATACAATTGTTACCGAAACTTGTGAAGGCGTAGCTGATTGTGTCGATGCTTGCCCCGTTGCTTGTATTCATCCAGGACCAGGAAAAAACGTCAAAGGTACAGAATGGTATTGGATCGATTTTGCCACTTGTATTGATTGTGGGATCTGTTTACAAGTATGTCCTGTCGAAGGTGCGATCGTAGCTGAAGAAAGACCTGATTTACAACAAACACCTCAGTAA
- a CDS encoding Stearoyl-CoA 9-desaturase: MTQTAISPERKSQLVLSWKSVALFATIHALALLAPWFFSWSALGVMIFLHWLFGSIGICLGYHRLLTHRSFQVPQWLEYILATIGSLAVQGGPIFWVAGHRIHHAYTEDEEKDPYSAKKGFWWSHMLWLLYPREEFFNYESYKKFAPDLDRDPYYRWLNKNFILLQVLLGLILFGLGGWSFVIYGIFLRAVLLWHSTWLINSASHRDGYRNFPVEDNSRNLWWAAILTYGEGWHNNHHAHPRVAKAGQRWWEIDVTWWAIRVLQILGLAKKIVV, from the coding sequence ATGACACAAACGGCAATTTCTCCTGAGAGGAAGTCTCAGCTTGTTCTCTCATGGAAAAGTGTGGCTTTATTCGCTACAATTCACGCTTTAGCATTGCTAGCCCCTTGGTTCTTTTCTTGGTCAGCTTTGGGTGTGATGATTTTTCTCCATTGGCTATTTGGTAGCATTGGAATTTGTCTAGGATATCATCGCCTTTTGACGCATCGAAGTTTTCAAGTACCACAATGGTTGGAATATATCTTAGCAACTATTGGTTCGTTGGCAGTTCAAGGAGGTCCAATTTTTTGGGTGGCTGGTCATCGGATCCATCATGCCTATACTGAAGATGAAGAGAAAGACCCTTATTCTGCCAAAAAGGGATTCTGGTGGAGTCATATGCTTTGGCTATTGTACCCAAGAGAAGAGTTTTTTAACTATGAATCTTATAAAAAGTTTGCTCCAGATTTAGACCGAGATCCTTATTATCGTTGGTTGAACAAAAATTTTATTTTACTACAGGTTCTTTTAGGATTAATCTTGTTCGGTTTAGGTGGCTGGTCTTTTGTGATTTATGGCATCTTCCTGAGAGCAGTATTACTGTGGCACAGTACCTGGTTAATTAACTCTGCTAGTCATCGTGATGGATATCGCAATTTTCCAGTTGAAGATAATTCTCGTAATCTTTGGTGGGCAGCTATTTTAACTTATGGCGAGGGTTGGCATAACAATCATCACGCTCATCCTCGTGTAGCAAAGGCAGGACAACGTTGGTGGGAGATTGATGTAACTTGGTGGGCAATTCGAGTACTTCAAATACTCGGTTTAGCCAAAAAGATTGTGGTCTAA
- a CDS encoding phospholipid/glycerol acyltransferase: protein MDRAQPKLDFIAPNFNPFILQLVHLSLLILQRLRVQPWLPAGISPIETVNGETLVDLYHQFQNGKIRLLLAFRHCEVDDPLSGLYLFSRTMPELARQQGIPLQSPIHSHFMYDRGMTIWAGNWLGWLFARMGGIPVHRGKTLDWQAIKKARELLVNGRFPLVVAPEGATNGHSEVVSPLEPGVAQLAFWCVEDLAKANRVEDVVVVPINIQYHYVNPRWSKLDWLLNNLEADCGLAKESIDIANTKQPEQLYYQRLLRLGEYLLAEMEHFYRHFYHRHFPDLSQGSLSREETLTVRLQNLLNLSLQVGEEYFGLKQKGNIIERCRRLEEAGWNYIYREEPAKLNNLSPLKRGLADWVAAEASLRMSHMRLAESFVAVTGTYIQEKPCFERFAETSLILFDAIARIKGTKNPRRPRLGWRKSRVTIGEPIYVNEKAIAYQENRQGAKQAVAQLTQDLQVALEKMII from the coding sequence ATGGATCGCGCTCAACCAAAACTAGATTTTATTGCGCCAAATTTTAATCCTTTTATTCTTCAACTCGTTCATTTGTCTCTCCTAATTTTGCAAAGATTGCGCGTGCAACCTTGGTTACCAGCAGGAATTAGCCCAATTGAAACAGTTAATGGAGAAACTTTAGTCGATCTTTATCATCAATTTCAGAATGGCAAAATTCGTTTGCTCTTAGCCTTTCGTCATTGTGAAGTAGACGATCCGCTTAGTGGTTTATATTTATTTTCCCGTACAATGCCCGAACTTGCTCGTCAACAAGGTATTCCTCTACAATCTCCGATTCACAGCCATTTTATGTATGACAGAGGTATGACAATATGGGCTGGTAATTGGTTGGGTTGGTTGTTTGCCAGAATGGGAGGTATTCCTGTGCATCGGGGGAAAACTCTAGATTGGCAAGCGATTAAAAAAGCTAGAGAATTATTAGTTAATGGTAGATTTCCTTTAGTTGTTGCTCCTGAAGGTGCTACCAATGGTCATAGTGAAGTTGTTAGTCCCCTCGAACCTGGTGTCGCTCAATTAGCTTTTTGGTGTGTCGAAGATTTGGCAAAAGCTAACCGTGTCGAAGATGTTGTCGTCGTCCCGATTAACATTCAATATCATTATGTTAATCCTCGGTGGTCAAAGCTAGATTGGTTGTTAAATAATCTAGAAGCCGATTGTGGTTTAGCTAAAGAATCAATCGACATTGCAAACACAAAACAACCAGAACAACTTTATTATCAACGTTTACTCAGATTGGGTGAATATCTTCTGGCAGAGATGGAACATTTTTATCGTCACTTTTATCATCGCCACTTCCCAGATTTATCTCAAGGGTCGCTTAGTCGGGAAGAAACTCTTACTGTCAGACTTCAAAATTTACTAAATCTATCTTTACAAGTAGGAGAGGAATATTTTGGTTTGAAGCAAAAAGGAAATATTATCGAACGCTGCCGTCGTTTAGAAGAAGCTGGTTGGAATTATATTTATCGTGAAGAGCCTGCTAAATTAAATAATTTATCTCCTCTCAAACGAGGTTTAGCCGACTGGGTTGCAGCAGAAGCCAGTTTAAGAATGTCACACATGCGTTTAGCAGAAAGTTTTGTGGCAGTGACAGGTACTTATATTCAAGAAAAACCTTGTTTTGAAAGATTTGCCGAAACCAGCCTAATTCTTTTTGATGCGATCGCACGAATCAAAGGCACTAAAAACCCTCGTCGTCCCCGCTTAGGTTGGCGTAAGTCAAGAGTAACCATTGGAGAACCAATTTATGTCAACGAAAAAGCGATCGCATATCAAGAAAATCGACAAGGGGCTAAACAAGCTGTTGCTCAATTAACCCAAGATTTACAGGTTGCTTTAGAAAAGATGATTATTTAA
- a CDS encoding Abortive infection protein yields the protein MGLLFIEFLILSWIWGKYVYQQPNLLTKYGLVWTKINGFNLLKGLAIGFCFCWGLFSLEALFGWVKFNPASEFLLRIVLEGLLSALGIALAEELVFRGWILRELEQDYTKNKAVFINALFFALSHFIKPIAEIIRTFITFPALLILGLTLVWAKWGHRNRLGICIGIHGGLVWGYYILNVGNLLTYTNQVPAWITGIDGNPIAGIMGLLFLSLLAMWMKQSSQKYD from the coding sequence ATGGGGTTATTATTTATTGAGTTTTTAATCCTATCTTGGATTTGGGGTAAATATGTTTATCAGCAACCAAATTTACTCACAAAATATGGTTTAGTCTGGACAAAAATTAATGGCTTTAATTTACTCAAGGGATTGGCGATTGGTTTTTGTTTTTGTTGGGGTTTGTTTAGTTTAGAAGCACTTTTTGGTTGGGTAAAGTTTAATCCTGCTTCAGAATTTCTTTTAAGAATAGTTTTAGAAGGTTTGCTTAGTGCTTTAGGAATCGCTTTAGCTGAGGAATTAGTTTTTCGCGGTTGGATTTTAAGAGAATTAGAACAAGATTATACTAAAAACAAAGCTGTTTTCATTAATGCTTTATTTTTTGCTTTATCCCATTTTATTAAACCAATTGCAGAAATAATTAGAACTTTTATCACTTTTCCTGCTTTATTGATCTTAGGATTAACTTTAGTTTGGGCAAAATGGGGACATCGAAACAGATTAGGAATTTGTATTGGTATTCATGGTGGTTTGGTTTGGGGATATTATATTCTCAATGTCGGCAATTTATTGACCTATACTAATCAAGTTCCTGCTTGGATCACGGGAATTGACGGTAATCCAATTGCAGGAATAATGGGGTTATTGTTTCTAAGTTTGTTGGCTATGTGGATGAAACAATCCTCACAAAAATATGATTAA
- a CDS encoding alpha/beta hydrolase fold protein, whose translation MTKTVVIEPPSFPGTYWQWRGHSIYYVQAGEQQTGKPPILLVHGFGASTDHWRKNIAGLQKNWQVWAIDLLGFGRSAKPNLQYSGNLWRDQLHDFITEVIKQPAVLAGNSLGGYACLCVAAQRPESAVGLILLNSAGPFSDSNSNPNPNNQVSFRQMTGKMTRSILLQPWASYFLFQFVRRKNKIRQTLEQVYLDRSAVTDQLVEDIYRPSCDPGALQVFTSVFKSPQGEKVDQLLQQMQCPLLMLWGEGDPWMNTRERGAKFRQYYPNLTEYYLNAGHCPHDEIPEQVNNLINSWILSVSD comes from the coding sequence ATGACTAAAACTGTAGTTATTGAACCACCATCTTTTCCTGGAACTTATTGGCAATGGCGAGGACATTCAATTTATTATGTTCAAGCAGGAGAACAGCAAACAGGCAAACCACCAATCCTTTTGGTACACGGTTTTGGTGCTTCTACCGATCACTGGCGTAAAAATATTGCAGGTTTACAAAAAAATTGGCAAGTTTGGGCAATAGATTTATTAGGTTTTGGGCGCTCGGCGAAACCCAATTTACAGTACAGTGGTAATTTGTGGCGCGATCAACTCCATGATTTTATTACCGAAGTGATTAAACAACCAGCAGTTTTAGCTGGTAATTCTCTGGGTGGTTATGCTTGTTTGTGTGTTGCTGCCCAACGTCCTGAATCAGCAGTGGGTTTAATTTTACTCAATAGTGCCGGGCCATTTTCAGATAGTAATTCCAATCCTAACCCGAATAATCAAGTTTCTTTTCGACAAATGACGGGTAAAATGACTCGCTCTATCCTACTCCAACCTTGGGCTAGTTATTTTCTGTTTCAGTTTGTTCGTCGTAAAAATAAAATTCGCCAAACTCTAGAACAAGTTTATCTCGATCGCAGTGCGGTTACTGACCAACTCGTAGAAGATATTTATCGTCCTTCTTGCGATCCGGGTGCGTTACAAGTCTTTACTTCTGTCTTCAAAAGTCCTCAAGGCGAAAAAGTCGATCAACTACTTCAACAAATGCAATGTCCTTTGTTAATGCTGTGGGGAGAAGGCGATCCTTGGATGAATACTAGAGAAAGAGGCGCAAAATTTCGTCAATATTATCCAAATCTAACTGAATACTACCTCAATGCAGGTCACTGCCCTCACGATGAAATCCCCGAACAAGTAAATAATTTAATAAATTCATGGATTTTATCTGTCAGTGATTAA
- a CDS encoding putative transposase translates to MVTPRREASSTVSFIDHYCQAYQELFSDVRNYEAFKLIHLGMLSEIPRKSLPKIARAVGLKDSQGLNYFLSEAHWNVEKIREIRLWLTKLLIGERKITLCIDETGDVKKGKTTDYVARQYIGNLGKTKNGIVSVNAYAVVEGITYPLLFKIFKPNKCLKAEDTYKTKPQLAVEIIKELQKWNFNIKLILADSLYGESGDVITVLEQLNLEYIVAIRSNHKVWMFGDEKKKYNRWQAYQQKLSRKKSETRYIREIIFGTRKHIRFYQISKQDDKNPEPKDTWFIMTNKKGKIATTIASEYSLRNWIEYAFKQVKNELGWADFRVTDYHGIERWWELIMSTYFLVSLQANYFQLETIVPDANSQVSTLKSVSSFPFSNHQAWDSGAGWKSSLNNLRLIIQPLIFFSLIQPWLSVFPNQHLQLGFSKLINIMNRFRGSPFPQSQFLEYSFSVAC, encoded by the coding sequence ATGGTGACACCACGAAGAGAAGCATCATCAACAGTGAGTTTTATCGATCACTATTGTCAAGCCTACCAAGAGCTATTCTCTGATGTGAGAAATTATGAAGCATTCAAATTAATACATTTAGGAATGCTATCAGAAATACCTAGAAAGTCGCTACCAAAGATAGCAAGAGCGGTAGGATTAAAAGATAGTCAAGGATTAAATTATTTTCTATCTGAAGCTCATTGGAATGTAGAAAAAATACGAGAAATTAGATTATGGTTGACTAAATTATTGATTGGAGAAAGAAAAATAACTCTTTGTATTGATGAAACAGGAGATGTCAAGAAAGGAAAAACAACTGATTATGTAGCCAGACAGTATATTGGTAATTTAGGAAAGACAAAAAATGGAATTGTGTCGGTTAATGCTTATGCAGTAGTAGAGGGAATAACATACCCTTTACTTTTTAAAATATTTAAGCCGAACAAATGCCTCAAAGCAGAAGATACATATAAAACCAAACCACAACTAGCTGTAGAAATAATCAAGGAATTACAAAAATGGAACTTTAACATCAAGTTAATATTAGCTGATAGTTTGTATGGAGAAAGTGGAGATGTAATTACAGTTTTGGAGCAATTGAATCTGGAGTATATTGTGGCAATTCGCTCTAACCATAAGGTTTGGATGTTCGGCGATGAGAAAAAAAAATATAATCGATGGCAAGCTTATCAACAAAAATTATCTCGAAAGAAGAGCGAAACTAGATACATTAGAGAAATTATTTTTGGCACAAGAAAACATATTCGTTTCTATCAAATAAGTAAACAAGACGACAAAAACCCTGAACCAAAAGATACTTGGTTTATTATGACGAATAAAAAAGGCAAAATTGCCACCACAATTGCTTCAGAATATAGTTTGAGAAACTGGATTGAATATGCGTTTAAACAAGTCAAAAATGAACTTGGTTGGGCAGATTTTCGAGTTACAGATTATCACGGTATAGAACGCTGGTGGGAATTAATTATGAGTACTTATTTTTTAGTAAGTCTTCAAGCTAATTATTTTCAATTAGAGACGATTGTTCCCGATGCCAATTCTCAAGTCTCTACTCTTAAATCAGTTTCTTCTTTTCCTTTCTCTAATCATCAGGCGTGGGATTCTGGTGCTGGTTGGAAAAGTTCTTTAAATAACTTGCGCTTAATTATTCAACCATTAATCTTTTTCTCTCTTATTCAACCTTGGCTATCCGTATTTCCTAATCAACATCTTCAACTTGGTTTTTCTAAGTTAATCAACATTATGAATCGCTTTCGTGGTTCTCCTTTTCCTCAAAGTCAATTTTTAGAGTATTCGTTCTCTGTTGCTTGCTAA